In Juglans microcarpa x Juglans regia isolate MS1-56 chromosome 7D, Jm3101_v1.0, whole genome shotgun sequence, the following are encoded in one genomic region:
- the LOC121240090 gene encoding histidine-containing phosphotransfer protein 1-like isoform X4, with translation MALHIHKGLLQGFIQCMYDEGFVNDQFWQLQIMKNSRNQPDYVVRVVTSYCSSAQTLFSQLTHHINQENVDFLQVKDIARELYDKSSSVGAEHVKLACAELLVACEGHDKEYCSKGLYWTKNEFAHLRRKFETLVQMERKIIDLESAP, from the exons ATGGCGTTGCATATTCACAAAGGTTTGCTTCAAGGTTTCATTCAGTGCATGTATGACGAG GGATTTGTAAATGACCAGTTCTGGCAACTTCAAATAATGAAGAACAGCCGTAATCAACCGGATTATGTTGTGAGAGTTGTCACTTCCTATTGCTCGTCTGCCCAAACTTTGTTCTCTCAGTTGACCCATCacat caaccAAGAGAATGTTGATTTTCTACAAGTCAAGGATATTGCTCGTGAATTGTACGACAAATCGAGCAG TGTTGGTGCTGAGCATGTCAAACTTGCATGTGCTGAACTTCTTGTTGCTTGTGAGGGGCATGATAAAGAGTA TTGCTCCAAGGGTTTGTATTGGACTAAGAATGAATTTGCCCACCTGAGAAGAAAATTTGAGACTCTTGTCCAG